Proteins co-encoded in one Gadus morhua chromosome 6, gadMor3.0, whole genome shotgun sequence genomic window:
- the nkx3-1 gene encoding homeobox protein Nkx-3.1 isoform X1 yields the protein MSHRPRPLTSFLIEDILSTDESSRLNRSSLWTQKTDTGPQWDKYPGEVSKQHFQQSYLGVRKDAQCLESDDLEEDSRFTATGKQKRSRAAFSHLQVLELEKKFNHQKYLSAPERAHLATCLRLTETQVKIWFQNRRYKTKRKQTKDFQQPESCGVEEQDILRSSVLSSFYRSCLYRPLPGELGGLWGPSFW from the exons ATGTCTCACAGACCGCGACCGCTGACCTCCTTCCTCATAGAAGACATTCTTTCTACGGATGAAAGTTCACGTTTAAACAGGTCTTCGCTTTGGACACAGAAGACAGACACGGGTCCACAGTGGGACAAATATCCCGGAGAAGTCTCCAAGCAACACTTTCAGCAGTCCTACCTCGGAGTGCGCAAAG ACGCGCAATGTCTAGAGTCCGACGACCTCGAGGAGGACAGCCGCTTCACCGCCACGGGAAAACAGAAGCGCTCCCGCGCGGCGTTTTCGCATCTACAAGTCCTTGAACTTGAGAAGAAATTCAACCACCAGAAATACCTTTCAGCCCCGGAGAGGGCTCACCTGGCCACATGCCTGAGACTCACCGAGACCCAGGTGAAgatctggttccagaaccgGAGATACAAGACTAAGAGGAAGCAGACCAAAGACTTCCAGCAGCCGGAGAGCTgcggggtggaggagcaggacatCCTCCGCTCCTCCGTGCTCAGCTCCTTCTACCGGTCCTGTCTGTACCGACCTCTCCCCGGGGAGCTGGGCGGGCTGTGGGGGCCATCGTTCTGGTGA
- the nkx3-1 gene encoding homeobox protein Nkx-3.1 isoform X2, whose product MSHRPRPLTSFLIEDILSTDESSRLNRSSLWTQKTDTGPQWDKYPGEVSKQHFQQSYLGVRKATGKQKRSRAAFSHLQVLELEKKFNHQKYLSAPERAHLATCLRLTETQVKIWFQNRRYKTKRKQTKDFQQPESCGVEEQDILRSSVLSSFYRSCLYRPLPGELGGLWGPSFW is encoded by the exons ATGTCTCACAGACCGCGACCGCTGACCTCCTTCCTCATAGAAGACATTCTTTCTACGGATGAAAGTTCACGTTTAAACAGGTCTTCGCTTTGGACACAGAAGACAGACACGGGTCCACAGTGGGACAAATATCCCGGAGAAGTCTCCAAGCAACACTTTCAGCAGTCCTACCTCGGAGTGCGCAAAG CCACGGGAAAACAGAAGCGCTCCCGCGCGGCGTTTTCGCATCTACAAGTCCTTGAACTTGAGAAGAAATTCAACCACCAGAAATACCTTTCAGCCCCGGAGAGGGCTCACCTGGCCACATGCCTGAGACTCACCGAGACCCAGGTGAAgatctggttccagaaccgGAGATACAAGACTAAGAGGAAGCAGACCAAAGACTTCCAGCAGCCGGAGAGCTgcggggtggaggagcaggacatCCTCCGCTCCTCCGTGCTCAGCTCCTTCTACCGGTCCTGTCTGTACCGACCTCTCCCCGGGGAGCTGGGCGGGCTGTGGGGGCCATCGTTCTGGTGA